The Phaseolus vulgaris cultivar G19833 chromosome 10, P. vulgaris v2.0, whole genome shotgun sequence DNA window TTATAGGTCTGTAGTTTAGGCTAAAACTGcatcatttttcaaattcaattttCATAGTTGTTTTCACTCTATTATTGACCACACTAGACCTGCATggcaaaaaaacaaaataaaagcaaataaaataaaatataaacaaatccaataaaagaaaatcaaaagcaataaatcaaagcaaataaaataaaaataaatgaaagcaaataaaataaaatcaaaacaagaaaatcaAAGGCAATAAATCAaagcaaataaaataaaaacaaaccaaagcaaataaaataaaataaaataaaatgaaatcatatcagtaaaataaatcaaaatgaaatctTAACAACATAAAATTAACCATATCAAGAATTATCCTAGAACCTAAAATATTCTTGATTGCAACAACTCCAATTTGATATTTAAGTTGTactatacataaaataaaataattaaatataacacTAATCAATATAAGTAAAATTCATACTGATTGATTAAAGATTAGGGTTTAGTCAAATAATTTTTCTGACAATTCTTAGATTGAAATTTCATCCTTTGGAAAATAAAATCATTCATTTTCTAAGTctcaaattaatataaaatattattaataataataataataatatgttgataaaaaaaaatcatatctattgatattttactaaaatttaCTAAAATGTCAAgagatatgaaaaaatatttaatgtttgaTCTTTTTATTGTGCCCAATTCATAtcattaatagaataaaaagggtaaaaagataaaattctAACTAATGTGTGGataattaaggaaaaaaaaatctatagaAGATATTAGatagaaaaagataaaagataaataaaaaaaatggaaagagAAATTAAGCGAAATTGAGAAAGTATAAATAAGTTTGaaagttttatatttctttcttcccttcaAGACTCATCACAGACTCTTACTCTGTTCTTCCTTACTCTGTTCTTCCTTTCTCTGTTTCAGAGCGCAGAAAATATTGAGTTCTGCATTTGATCGTCTTTCTGGTATTTCTCTTTCGTGTTTCTGAAACCATTGTTGAACGCATTCAAAGTTGTTCTTCGCAATGAACTGTGAAAGGGGTAATATTTCCCGCGCTCTACTTGCCTTCATCGTCGATCAATATCTTGCTCGCAACCAATTCTCCCAAACGCGAGCGTGCTTTCGCCATGAAGCTTCTTCGCTCTTTGCCAATGCGTTACCAAATCAGGTTATTCTTCCTTCTTTCTCaatcttctctttcttttctttttctctttcaaatttctttcttcactcttctcttcaattttatttttttgtctcacAGAATATGTTGAGTTTGGAGGAGATGCTGAGTCAGTATATACTTATGAagaagcagaatatagagtTGGAGAAAGAGAAGGTGTTGCTGATGCAGGAGAAAAACAGAATCCAAAGGCTGTTGCAAGACATGCAGAACGCTATGACCCTTTTCAATGCATCATCACCCTGGTCGAATAACAATGTCGCAGGCGTGATCGCTAATTCTGCACTTGTTCCTCCAATGCAAAATTCCATTACAACTCTTCCTCCAGGTGTGTGTGCACACTTTTTCTGgtttttgattaattaaaatatgGTTTTCGTGTTCATCTTTCAGTTCTTTCCCATTTTTTTAACGTTGggatttattgtttttttccctttttttagTTGCATCTACTACTATGGTTTTTCCTGTGCAAAACACAACGTCCTTGCCACCTTCTAAACCCTCACCACCCATGAACAGTGTAAACTTCTCAACACCTATGGTTAGAGGATTTGACCAGAACAGAAAAGATAGTCCAGCAGTATATGAGTCTGGAGTTGCAAAGAAACCTCGTGGTAGACCACCCGGCAAGAAGAAACCAGTCCAAGGTCCGAAACAAGTCCAAGGTATAATTGTTTATCCTTTTGTAAAGTCTATACTAAATTTTCATATCCTCAATTGTATTTTTATGTTATCCTCTTTTGTTCTTTTGTAGGTATAAACATGCCGCTACCATCTCCTGTTAATAAGGTAGATTTTGGATCCTCTTCTGGAATGACTCAGTCGATGGTTGGGAATTTTGCAATCAGCGGATCACACATCTCGACTACACATCCCACACCCTTTTCATTTCACAGTGATACACATGGTGTTACTCCAGTTACTGGTATTTCTCCTGTTGCAACATGTAATGGGGAGGTCATTGTCCCTTCTTCCAATGTGATTTCAACCATTATGGTTGAACCTCAGGAACAAATGGTTTATAAGGAAAATAATCGTGGCATTTCTCCTCCTGAGGCAAGTAAGAGTGATAGTGTGGACAAGACAAGTACTGGGGTATTGGATGTTAATTCTTCCCATACACTTGAAAACTTGGACAAGTCgttttcaaaagagatttctaCTTCTGAGTCTGAAAGGGAAAGAGACAATTATGCAGATCTTGATTTTCCAAACAGAGGATTGGACGACTggtcaaaaattgatttttcaagCTTCGGAATAGAGGACTCATTCACTAACTTGTCAAGAGATATAGAAATGCAGAATCAAGAATTTTTTGATCATCAAGCTTAGAAgtatgttttaattttgaattttgttgttgtttaatGTTTCTATATCTCATTCTTTTGACACAAAGTAGACCTACTTTTGCTTCTTAATTTGGGGTGTGCATTTCTAGTAGAAATA harbors:
- the LOC137819083 gene encoding uncharacterized protein; this encodes MNCERGNISRALLAFIVDQYLARNQFSQTRACFRHEASSLFANALPNQNMLSLEEMLSQYILMKKQNIELEKEKVLLMQEKNRIQRLLQDMQNAMTLFNASSPWSNNNVAGVIANSALVPPMQNSITTLPPVASTTMVFPVQNTTSLPPSKPSPPMNSVNFSTPMVRGFDQNRKDSPAVYESGVAKKPRGRPPGKKKPVQGPKQVQGINMPLPSPVNKVDFGSSSGMTQSMVGNFAISGSHISTTHPTPFSFHSDTHGVTPVTGISPVATCNGEVIVPSSNVISTIMVEPQEQMVYKENNRGISPPEASKSDSVDKTSTGVLDVNSSHTLENLDKSFSKEISTSESERERDNYADLDFPNRGLDDWSKIDFSSFGIEDSFTNLSRDIEMQNQEFFDHQA